Proteins co-encoded in one Leptospira stimsonii genomic window:
- the mreC gene encoding rod shape-determining protein MreC, with product MLWFQLSRSKETVSLLFCVIFSILSLTFRSNVIVRGIASFQRVGDIVSGSIDSFGGFFKGAYNKLESFETVRKERDSCVAVMEDYKLLPQDLEKANRENDTLRKELRFQSRQKYSSLKAEVLSVRLNSIYRTIIIDKGSDAGIKPYMPVTARAVDQKGAIIEALVGKVIAVTGGSAVVQPLINSNFNMGVAMPDTNLWANLSGNSGRGTEALLNYIDSGIIIDPRVFGEYPMGPSEMIQYTESLSKIGKPVYTSGGGGVFPAGIPVGVITEEGPRNGSFKSAYLKPFVRFEMLESVTILLKLPEKWLETWPEGQNITIENPYFGELNYPGEEKILKENSSKNPMSPNGNKTQTNAPKNPALPPSEDDLQ from the coding sequence ATGTTATGGTTTCAACTCAGCCGAAGCAAAGAGACGGTCTCACTCCTCTTTTGTGTAATTTTCTCCATTCTTTCCCTAACATTCAGAAGTAACGTAATCGTTCGAGGAATCGCAAGCTTCCAAAGAGTCGGCGATATCGTTTCCGGATCCATCGATTCCTTCGGTGGATTTTTCAAAGGCGCATACAATAAGTTAGAATCGTTTGAAACCGTTCGCAAAGAAAGGGATTCTTGCGTTGCGGTCATGGAAGATTATAAACTTCTTCCTCAGGATTTGGAAAAAGCAAATCGTGAAAACGACACTCTTCGAAAAGAACTTCGTTTTCAGAGTCGTCAGAAATACTCCAGTCTCAAAGCAGAAGTTTTATCCGTTCGTTTAAACTCCATCTACAGAACTATCATCATCGACAAAGGATCCGACGCGGGAATCAAACCGTATATGCCCGTGACCGCAAGAGCCGTGGATCAAAAGGGCGCCATCATAGAAGCGTTAGTCGGAAAGGTAATCGCAGTCACCGGTGGCTCGGCTGTTGTGCAACCGCTCATCAACTCCAACTTCAACATGGGAGTTGCGATGCCCGATACAAATCTTTGGGCCAATCTTTCCGGAAACTCCGGAAGAGGAACGGAAGCTCTTTTGAATTATATCGATAGCGGAATCATCATCGATCCAAGAGTCTTCGGAGAATATCCGATGGGACCGAGTGAGATGATTCAATACACGGAATCCTTGAGTAAAATCGGAAAGCCGGTTTATACTTCCGGTGGCGGCGGCGTTTTTCCGGCGGGAATTCCGGTAGGAGTGATCACGGAAGAAGGACCGCGGAACGGAAGTTTTAAGAGCGCGTATCTCAAACCATTCGTTCGTTTTGAAATGCTCGAGAGTGTGACGATCCTTTTGAAACTTCCGGAAAAATGGCTCGAAACTTGGCCGGAAGGACAAAACATCACGATAGAAAATCCGTACTTCGGAGAACTCAATTATCCGGGAGAAGAAAAAATTCTCAAAGAAAATTCTTCCAAAAACCCGATGTCGCCTAACGGAAATAAGACGCAGACGAACGCTCCGAAAAATCCGGCTCTTCCTCCGAGCGAGGACGATTTGCAATGA
- the mreD gene encoding rod shape-determining protein MreD encodes MILEKLVIAVGILIAHFLNGSNLFEIGSAIKPDFMILLVLFFALRRGPLYGLWIGFFGGLLTDSGLGGEITSGNVVAYKIGLHSLTFCLIGYLVGKFARSAYHENYLSITIYSLLITFITRVATYYLFSLFFHENMSYSLFFTSIFNALIAPAFFYALTWIYQLDHMGDA; translated from the coding sequence ATGATCTTAGAAAAACTCGTTATCGCGGTCGGAATCCTGATCGCACACTTTTTAAACGGATCGAATCTTTTCGAGATCGGATCCGCGATCAAACCGGACTTTATGATTCTTCTCGTTTTATTTTTTGCATTGAGAAGGGGCCCTCTCTACGGTCTTTGGATCGGATTTTTCGGAGGACTTTTGACGGACTCGGGACTCGGAGGAGAAATCACTTCCGGGAACGTGGTCGCGTACAAGATCGGACTTCATTCTTTGACGTTTTGTCTGATCGGTTATTTAGTCGGAAAGTTTGCACGTTCTGCGTATCACGAGAATTATCTTTCGATCACGATCTATTCTTTGCTCATCACGTTTATCACGAGAGTTGCGACATATTATCTATTCTCCCTTTTCTTTCATGAGAATATGAGTTATTCCTTATTCTTTACTTCGATCTTCAACGCGCTCATCGCTCCCGCTTTTTTCTACGCTCTGACTTGGATCTACCAGTTGGATCACATGGGGGACGCGTAA
- the mrdA gene encoding penicillin-binding protein 2: MLGGAQSATEYRLERNFRVRLYIFSGLVVFTLAAFIFQLFNLQIFNGTNNALKAEKFVRKSEIMPAARGQMFDRNFLTPETSMALVSNYSSLDAILNTSLFKYDPATVKAFIHEFARTLSIPISYYEDELIEPRFSRNLKSKKPIVLLEGITTAQQERISVFDNISKYIILLPSPRRIYKMGPALAHVTGYIGKPTRDDLVTGEIKSYQFLGKNGLELEYDSELRGLDGFRIQKRSSEGNIEEERVVEHSSPGNNLVLTIDKDIQIAAHKALKGSRGTAIAIKVATGEILAMASNPSYDPNILSGKNKADRTSHFKRVKDNGGFLNLAIQSKFPPASTYKTLVALAALESQHKIGYTPETSYSCNGSFVLKSTFAGVPDQVFMCWEKGGHGTNDLAHALQKSCSVYFYNLGYKLGSDAILNYSRLFGLDSKSKVDLPGEITGFVPSSAWKKRTYGTKWFDGDTINLSIGQGFISSTPMGMAMFYMGLLNRGQIYQPYVVSEIRDPVDNSIINRTSPQILKDIPINQSSVEAIKEGLKLVVKSGTAAYVLNKPFLPDIAGKTGTAQTRRRGASGSNHAWFVGYAPANAPASEQVLIVVFVEYGVGGAAGAAPVAREMFHAAFPPGTFKKSQDVAPPSSPTAGQEGPLEAR, encoded by the coding sequence TTGTTAGGCGGAGCTCAGTCCGCGACGGAATACCGTCTTGAGAGAAATTTCCGCGTTCGATTGTATATCTTTTCGGGGCTCGTCGTTTTTACGTTAGCCGCGTTTATCTTTCAACTCTTCAATCTTCAGATCTTCAACGGAACGAACAACGCACTCAAAGCGGAGAAGTTCGTTCGAAAGAGCGAGATTATGCCCGCCGCGAGGGGACAGATGTTTGATCGAAACTTTCTCACGCCGGAAACTTCGATGGCACTCGTTTCCAATTATTCTTCCTTGGATGCGATCTTAAACACTTCTCTTTTCAAATACGATCCTGCGACCGTAAAAGCGTTTATCCACGAATTCGCGAGAACCCTTTCGATTCCCATTTCGTATTATGAAGACGAACTCATCGAACCCAGATTCTCCAGAAACCTAAAGTCGAAAAAGCCGATCGTTCTTTTGGAAGGAATCACAACTGCTCAACAGGAAAGAATATCAGTATTCGATAATATATCCAAATACATCATTCTTCTTCCGTCTCCGAGAAGAATCTACAAGATGGGGCCCGCTCTCGCGCACGTGACGGGTTATATCGGAAAACCGACTCGGGACGATCTTGTGACCGGAGAAATCAAATCGTATCAGTTCCTCGGGAAGAACGGCTTGGAATTGGAATACGATTCCGAACTCAGAGGTCTCGACGGCTTTCGAATCCAGAAACGAAGCTCCGAAGGGAATATCGAAGAAGAAAGAGTCGTAGAACATTCTTCTCCCGGAAACAATTTGGTTCTTACCATCGATAAGGATATTCAGATCGCCGCGCACAAGGCTCTCAAAGGAAGTAGGGGAACGGCGATCGCGATCAAGGTTGCGACGGGAGAAATTCTCGCGATGGCTTCCAATCCGAGCTACGATCCAAACATTCTTTCCGGAAAAAACAAAGCGGATCGAACCAGTCATTTCAAACGAGTCAAAGACAACGGCGGTTTTTTGAATCTTGCGATTCAATCTAAGTTTCCTCCCGCGTCCACATACAAGACGTTAGTCGCACTTGCGGCTTTGGAAAGCCAGCACAAGATCGGATATACTCCGGAGACTTCGTATTCTTGCAATGGAAGTTTTGTGCTCAAGTCCACGTTCGCCGGAGTTCCGGATCAGGTTTTTATGTGTTGGGAAAAGGGCGGTCATGGGACGAACGATCTCGCACACGCGCTTCAAAAATCCTGTTCGGTTTATTTTTACAATCTTGGATACAAACTCGGGTCGGATGCGATTCTAAACTACTCTCGACTTTTCGGATTGGATAGTAAGTCCAAGGTGGATCTTCCGGGAGAAATTACCGGTTTCGTTCCTTCTTCGGCGTGGAAAAAAAGAACGTACGGAACGAAGTGGTTCGACGGGGATACGATCAACTTGTCGATCGGACAAGGATTTATTTCTTCTACTCCGATGGGAATGGCTATGTTTTACATGGGTCTTCTCAATCGAGGACAAATCTATCAACCTTACGTCGTGAGTGAAATTCGGGATCCGGTGGACAACTCCATCATCAACCGGACGTCTCCTCAGATCTTAAAGGACATTCCAATCAATCAGTCTTCGGTGGAAGCGATCAAAGAAGGATTGAAGCTCGTCGTAAAAAGCGGGACGGCGGCTTACGTGTTGAACAAACCGTTTCTTCCCGATATCGCTGGAAAAACCGGAACGGCTCAGACCAGAAGAAGAGGCGCTTCCGGATCCAACCACGCTTGGTTTGTGGGTTACGCGCCCGCAAACGCCCCCGCCAGCGAACAAGTGTTAATCGTAGTTTTCGTTGAATACGGAGTCGGTGGAGCCGCAGGTGCGGCGCCCGTCGCGAGAGAAATGTTTCACGCGGCGTTTCCTCCGGGAACGTTTAAAAAATCGCAGGACGTAGCTCCGCCTTCTTCGCCGACGGCAGGACAGGAGGGACCTCTTGAAGCCAGATAA
- the rodA gene encoding rod shape-determining protein RodA, which translates to MKPDKSIEKIDYFLVISVVIVVLCSVLTLYSQEINFEDGPGKWYRQLFYFIIGLVIMYFVSRINYQLLGAYAIVIYVFTVFLLMITLIPGIGYLPSGRGARSWLKLGPIGIQASEFAKLSTVILLGQFMVLKEKDMKNIAVLSIPFVIVLVPMVFILLQPDFGTAVSFLPILFTMLFLGGADILHIGSLLTLGGITLMIPMFVEYSRLTLINDITDFLQRTGKTDLLSVVNRLGGKIWLALDGKDLKAANLTPKTLNALREVVDQVVELEGGFFFKIFSNQKLLLTFGGIFLLASLVMVGIRIARGSRTLRQYYIPLGILGISLISAVVVMKTVPFRENQVVRLTAFLNPEEFKQGAGYQLRASKPAVGSGRFFGKGLMNAEMTEGRVPHVPEASTDFIFASWAEQTGFLGSVFLLFFLFSIPLRGLQISYESKDRFGSLLASGIVALLFYHMAINIGIVIGLMPVTGIPLSFMSYGGSHLIMSMTAVGIILSIKSRKHAN; encoded by the coding sequence TTGAAGCCAGATAAGTCCATAGAAAAGATCGATTACTTTTTGGTGATCTCGGTCGTGATCGTAGTTCTTTGTAGTGTGTTGACCTTGTATAGTCAGGAGATCAATTTCGAAGACGGACCGGGAAAGTGGTATAGACAGCTTTTTTATTTTATCATCGGTCTTGTGATCATGTATTTTGTATCTCGGATCAACTATCAGTTGTTAGGCGCATATGCCATTGTGATCTACGTTTTCACCGTGTTTCTTTTGATGATCACTCTGATTCCGGGAATCGGGTACTTGCCATCCGGAAGGGGAGCGCGTTCTTGGTTGAAGTTAGGCCCGATCGGGATCCAGGCTTCTGAATTTGCGAAGTTATCCACGGTGATTCTTCTGGGACAATTTATGGTTCTAAAAGAAAAGGATATGAAGAATATTGCGGTTCTTTCGATCCCGTTCGTAATCGTGCTTGTTCCGATGGTTTTTATTCTTCTGCAACCTGACTTTGGAACCGCCGTTTCCTTTTTGCCGATTCTTTTTACGATGCTCTTTCTCGGAGGAGCGGACATCCTTCACATAGGATCTCTTTTGACGTTAGGCGGAATTACGCTCATGATTCCTATGTTCGTGGAATATTCCAGGCTGACTCTTATCAACGATATCACCGACTTCTTACAGAGAACGGGAAAGACCGATCTTTTATCCGTGGTCAACCGACTCGGAGGAAAGATCTGGCTCGCGCTCGACGGAAAAGATCTGAAGGCCGCGAACCTCACACCGAAGACGTTAAACGCGCTTCGAGAAGTGGTGGATCAGGTCGTGGAACTGGAAGGCGGATTTTTCTTTAAGATATTTTCCAATCAGAAATTGCTCTTAACCTTTGGAGGAATCTTTCTCCTCGCGAGTCTTGTGATGGTGGGAATTCGGATCGCGAGAGGAAGCCGAACATTAAGACAATATTATATTCCTCTTGGGATCTTGGGGATCAGTTTGATTTCAGCCGTTGTCGTGATGAAGACTGTCCCTTTTCGAGAAAACCAGGTCGTCCGATTGACCGCATTCTTAAATCCCGAAGAATTCAAACAGGGCGCCGGTTATCAACTGCGCGCATCCAAACCCGCGGTCGGTTCGGGAAGATTTTTTGGAAAAGGACTGATGAACGCGGAAATGACCGAAGGAAGAGTTCCTCACGTTCCGGAAGCGAGCACCGATTTTATCTTTGCGTCTTGGGCGGAACAGACAGGATTTTTAGGATCCGTTTTCTTGTTATTCTTCTTATTTTCCATTCCCTTGCGCGGGCTCCAGATCAGTTATGAAAGTAAGGACCGTTTCGGGTCTCTTCTTGCGTCCGGAATCGTTGCCCTTCTTTTTTATCACATGGCGATCAATATCGGAATCGTGATCGGACTTATGCCCGTGACCGGAATTCCTTTGTCGTTTATGAGTTACGGAGGATCGCACTTGATCATGTCGATGACGGCGGTGGGAATTATTCTTTCGATCAAAAGTCGCAAACACGCAAACTGA
- a CDS encoding type II toxin-antitoxin system HicB family antitoxin, which yields MKQSFTASVWREEGLFVAQCLEVDIASQGETEEEALVNLKEAMELHFESPIATILPEIKKFQAEVSVA from the coding sequence ATGAAACAATCCTTTACAGCAAGCGTTTGGCGAGAAGAAGGTTTATTCGTTGCTCAATGCCTCGAAGTGGATATTGCGAGCCAAGGAGAAACTGAGGAAGAAGCATTGGTCAATTTGAAAGAAGCGATGGAATTACATTTTGAATCACCGATTGCTACGATTCTTCCAGAAATCAAAAAATTTCAGGCAGAAGTGAGTGTCGCTTAG
- a CDS encoding type II toxin-antitoxin system HicA family toxin produces the protein MSLRSLSFREVKKKLEAAGFREVSQKGSHIKFIKATEVGTLTTIVPVHKEIAIGTLRSILRQARISVEDFENF, from the coding sequence GTGTCGCTTAGATCGCTCTCATTTCGAGAAGTCAAAAAAAAATTAGAAGCCGCCGGATTTCGAGAAGTCTCTCAAAAGGGAAGTCACATAAAATTCATAAAAGCTACCGAAGTTGGCACCCTGACTACGATAGTTCCGGTTCATAAAGAAATCGCGATCGGAACTTTACGAAGTATTTTAAGACAGGCTCGAATTTCAGTCGAGGATTTTGAGAATTTCTAA
- a CDS encoding DUF1858 domain-containing protein encodes MTEVVKPRFYKEMTVGEAMSVHPEAGLVFSSYHLGGCSHCSINELETIEQVCMGYGVEVEVLVESLNNLLEDSED; translated from the coding sequence ATGACAGAAGTGGTCAAGCCAAGATTTTATAAAGAAATGACTGTGGGTGAAGCCATGTCCGTTCACCCGGAAGCCGGGCTCGTTTTTTCAAGCTATCATTTGGGCGGATGTTCTCACTGTTCCATCAACGAACTCGAAACCATCGAGCAAGTTTGTATGGGTTACGGTGTGGAAGTGGAAGTTCTTGTGGAAAGCCTGAACAACCTCCTCGAAGATTCCGAAGACTAA
- a CDS encoding 6-pyruvoyl trahydropterin synthase family protein, translating into MFFEETGRFYIRIEERFESSHYLYRYFPDGSDEPIHGHSWKVELFLSGKKNIGEDGISFDFLTSKQKLKELVAKLDHILINDLEEFKKINPTSENIARWFYHYLKESVHSAGGKVDRIVIHEGPENLAYFEPTSSP; encoded by the coding sequence ATGTTTTTTGAAGAAACCGGAAGATTTTACATTCGTATCGAGGAAAGATTTGAATCCTCTCATTACCTTTATCGGTATTTTCCGGACGGATCGGACGAACCGATCCACGGTCATTCCTGGAAAGTGGAACTCTTTCTCTCCGGAAAAAAGAACATCGGCGAAGACGGGATCAGCTTTGATTTCCTGACTTCCAAACAAAAGCTCAAAGAACTCGTTGCAAAGCTTGATCATATTCTCATCAATGATTTGGAAGAATTTAAGAAGATCAATCCAACTTCCGAGAATATCGCCCGCTGGTTTTACCACTATCTCAAAGAAAGCGTTCACTCTGCCGGAGGCAAGGTCGATCGAATCGTGATCCACGAAGGACCTGAAAACCTCGCGTATTTCGAGCCAACATCCTCCCCGTAA
- a CDS encoding acetoacetate--CoA ligase, protein MHQELWAPSSQQIESSNLIRYQKFLKEKKDLQFANFEELRSWSVKEIGAFWESIWNFSEILSSHPYEVAYQKAENFSDSRFFPGAKLNFAENLLRRKDSFPALIYRGEDGSRRELSYAELRSYVGALAKDLKKRGVLPGDRVVGLMPNVPETVIAMLAATSIGAIWSSCSPDFGAKGVLDRFGQIEPKILFTTDRYSFKGKDLSLAENLTQILSSIPSLEAVIVSDYKNGILHFKNQTRTLLPENFPKKNIQFLESILQENFGAEPEFFQVGMDHPVYIMYSSGTTGLPKCMVQGAGVLLNHWKELVLHTDLKEGERIFYYTTCGWMMWNWLVSSLSVGATVVLFDGNPFHPSPEILFQVAAEEKVNVFGVGAKFILTLEKSGFQPKGLDLSSMRAVLSTGSPLTSSGFQYVYQNWKSDLQLSSISGGTDLNGCFALGNPILPVHAGEIQCRGLGMDVEIWDESGKSVIEEKGELVCKQPFPSMPLTFWKDPEGKKYKSAYFETFPGVWCHGDFAELKKNGGLVVYGRSDATLNPGGVRIGTADLYSLIETFPEIADSVIIGQDWKEDVRIVLFLKMANGKTLEDSLVQTLKKEIRDKVSPRHVPSKIVAVPDIPYTINMKKVEIAVKRTVQGEPVTNKEALSNPECLEYYKNIKELNED, encoded by the coding sequence ATGCATCAAGAGCTGTGGGCGCCTTCCTCTCAACAAATCGAGTCCTCCAATTTAATCCGTTATCAAAAATTCTTAAAAGAAAAGAAAGATCTTCAGTTTGCAAACTTTGAAGAACTTCGCTCCTGGTCCGTAAAGGAGATCGGGGCCTTTTGGGAAAGTATCTGGAACTTTTCCGAAATCCTTTCGTCTCATCCGTACGAGGTGGCCTATCAAAAAGCGGAGAATTTCTCCGATTCACGTTTTTTTCCCGGAGCGAAACTCAACTTTGCAGAGAACCTCTTGAGAAGAAAGGATTCCTTTCCGGCCTTGATCTACAGAGGAGAAGACGGTTCCAGACGAGAACTCAGTTATGCGGAATTGAGAAGTTACGTAGGAGCTCTTGCAAAAGATCTCAAAAAAAGAGGAGTCCTTCCCGGAGATCGAGTCGTGGGTTTGATGCCCAACGTTCCCGAAACCGTGATCGCGATGCTGGCGGCGACATCGATCGGAGCGATCTGGAGTTCTTGTTCCCCCGATTTCGGAGCGAAAGGAGTTCTCGATCGTTTCGGACAAATCGAACCGAAGATCCTTTTTACCACGGACCGTTATTCCTTTAAGGGAAAAGATCTTTCTCTCGCGGAGAATCTGACTCAGATTCTTTCTTCGATTCCGTCTCTCGAAGCCGTGATCGTCTCCGATTATAAAAACGGGATTCTCCATTTTAAGAATCAGACCCGAACTCTCCTTCCCGAGAATTTTCCGAAAAAGAATATTCAATTTTTAGAAAGTATTCTCCAGGAGAATTTCGGAGCGGAACCCGAGTTTTTTCAGGTTGGAATGGATCATCCGGTGTATATCATGTATTCTTCCGGAACGACCGGTCTTCCGAAGTGTATGGTGCAAGGCGCGGGAGTTCTTCTCAATCACTGGAAGGAACTCGTTCTTCATACCGATCTCAAAGAAGGAGAAAGGATCTTTTATTATACGACCTGCGGTTGGATGATGTGGAACTGGCTCGTGAGTTCTTTATCGGTCGGAGCTACGGTCGTTTTGTTCGACGGTAATCCGTTTCATCCGAGTCCGGAGATTCTCTTTCAGGTCGCCGCCGAAGAAAAAGTCAACGTCTTCGGAGTCGGAGCGAAATTCATCCTTACTTTGGAGAAGTCGGGATTTCAACCGAAGGGTTTGGATCTTTCTTCGATGAGGGCCGTTCTTTCCACGGGTTCACCACTGACTTCTTCCGGATTTCAATACGTCTATCAAAATTGGAAGTCGGATCTTCAACTCTCTTCGATCTCGGGGGGAACCGATCTCAACGGTTGTTTTGCGTTGGGGAATCCGATTCTTCCCGTGCACGCGGGCGAAATTCAGTGCAGAGGTCTCGGGATGGACGTGGAAATCTGGGATGAATCCGGAAAGTCGGTGATCGAAGAAAAAGGAGAACTCGTCTGTAAACAACCGTTCCCATCGATGCCTCTTACTTTCTGGAAAGACCCGGAGGGAAAAAAATATAAGTCGGCCTATTTTGAAACGTTTCCGGGAGTTTGGTGTCACGGAGATTTCGCAGAGTTAAAAAAGAACGGAGGTCTTGTCGTCTACGGACGTTCGGACGCGACCCTCAATCCGGGTGGAGTAAGAATCGGAACTGCGGATCTTTATAGTTTGATCGAAACGTTTCCCGAAATCGCGGACTCCGTGATCATCGGTCAGGACTGGAAGGAAGACGTGAGGATCGTTTTGTTTTTGAAGATGGCGAATGGAAAAACTTTGGAAGATTCCTTGGTGCAAACTTTAAAGAAAGAAATTCGTGATAAGGTTTCTCCAAGACATGTTCCTTCGAAAATCGTGGCGGTTCCCGATATTCCTTATACGATCAATATGAAGAAGGTCGAAATCGCCGTGAAACGGACGGTTCAAGGTGAACCCGTTACGAACAAAGAAGCGTTGAGTAATCCAGAATGTTTAGAATATTATAAAAATATAAAAGAGTTGAACGAGGATTGA
- a CDS encoding substrate-binding periplasmic protein, which translates to MFKKISSKRISFLILLGFISFWNLTDSLKAEESTFKFYNSSRLKEILERGELRVAGNQADEPFYVVNAKEGFPGFDYELGKLYADFLGVKFKFISYPEFAEYAEAIKKKDADIALSGISSNLERSKKVRFSSAYLISTPAALIRKTALPPPPEGSIITTQSFRSILDLQDVSGVTFAVRSFSNRHEYLLKNFKNNRIFTYGDTPSAWEAVKNGTANCLVADSFYIKGILLKDKSVASNFRPLLEQVQREDISAAFPLSDPVFVRNFDFFISELTRSGALRELEDKYFNKSDWVP; encoded by the coding sequence ATGTTTAAAAAAATTTCAAGTAAGCGCATTTCATTTTTGATTCTCCTTGGATTTATTTCTTTCTGGAATCTAACGGATTCTTTGAAAGCGGAAGAATCTACATTCAAGTTTTATAATTCTTCTCGGTTGAAGGAAATATTGGAAAGGGGAGAACTGAGGGTCGCAGGGAATCAAGCGGACGAACCGTTTTATGTAGTCAATGCGAAAGAAGGATTTCCGGGTTTTGATTATGAATTGGGGAAGTTGTATGCGGATTTTCTGGGTGTAAAATTCAAATTCATTTCTTATCCCGAGTTTGCGGAATACGCGGAGGCGATCAAAAAAAAAGACGCTGATATCGCCCTTTCCGGAATCTCGAGCAATTTGGAAAGATCCAAAAAGGTCCGTTTCAGCTCGGCTTATCTGATCTCCACACCGGCCGCCTTGATCCGAAAGACCGCTCTTCCTCCTCCTCCGGAAGGAAGTATCATCACGACTCAGAGTTTTAGAAGCATTCTCGACTTACAAGACGTAAGCGGAGTCACCTTTGCGGTTCGTTCCTTTTCCAATCGTCACGAATACCTTCTGAAAAACTTTAAGAACAATCGAATCTTTACATACGGAGATACTCCTTCCGCTTGGGAAGCCGTGAAAAATGGAACCGCAAATTGTCTTGTGGCCGATTCTTTTTATATCAAGGGAATCTTACTCAAGGACAAATCGGTCGCTTCGAATTTTCGACCTCTTTTGGAGCAAGTGCAGAGAGAAGATATAAGCGCCGCGTTTCCACTATCCGATCCCGTCTTCGTCCGGAATTTCGATTTTTTTATTTCGGAACTCACTCGTTCCGGCGCCTTACGAGAGTTAGAGGATAAATATTTTAATAAATCGGATTGGGTTCCTTGA
- a CDS encoding lytic transglycosylase domain-containing protein, whose product MNFRKMTRFRFRYLLWLLLPLSFQLVLAPLAGALGQKTTFLDEETVELKTIQTYILEVRPSLSKESLQRLSQVILQESRRLELESCTFRCSDTDKVSLLIGLIHLESEFKATARSPKGARGFMQIMPKTASWLSKKEGWKTSEEDLHKPEVNIHLGVSYLNDLLEQRKGNTEKALLSYNAGPAAVDRWGGVPEYNQIILSNQSRYLELREEVANNLR is encoded by the coding sequence GTGAATTTTCGCAAGATGACCCGATTTCGATTTCGTTATCTCCTTTGGTTGCTCTTACCTTTGAGCTTCCAACTCGTTCTTGCCCCCCTTGCGGGTGCACTGGGTCAGAAAACGACCTTCCTCGACGAAGAGACCGTCGAACTCAAGACCATTCAAACCTATATCCTGGAGGTCCGACCTTCTCTTTCCAAAGAGTCGCTCCAAAGGCTCTCCCAGGTGATTCTCCAAGAATCCAGAAGATTGGAGCTCGAATCCTGCACATTTCGTTGCTCAGACACTGATAAGGTAAGCCTTCTCATCGGGCTGATTCATCTTGAATCCGAATTCAAAGCAACGGCTCGCTCCCCGAAGGGTGCGCGCGGATTTATGCAAATCATGCCGAAAACAGCATCTTGGCTTTCCAAAAAGGAAGGATGGAAAACGTCCGAAGAAGATCTCCACAAACCGGAAGTGAACATTCACTTGGGTGTTTCCTATCTAAACGATCTTTTGGAACAGAGAAAGGGAAACACGGAAAAAGCCCTCCTCTCCTACAACGCCGGACCGGCCGCGGTTGATCGTTGGGGCGGGGTTCCGGAATACAATCAGATCATCCTCTCCAACCAATCCCGTTATTTAGAATTGAGAGAAGAAGTCGCAAACAATCTTCGTTAG